GGAAGAACAAGGCACGGCTGTAATTTTAGCCAGAGCGACGGAGCTGAGGCTGAAGATCAGAGGCTCTGTTAACACCACCGCGACTTCGCCGGAAACTGACATTCGGGATGATCGGTTCGCTGTGGATGAAAATAATGGCGTCGGTTCGAGTGGGGAGgcggaggaagaagatgaggaaTCGGTGAGGCTTTTGAAAATCTGCGATGCGCTTGCGTCTCTCGAGAATCAGCTCTCTTCATTGCAGGTTTCATTTtaccttttcttgttttgggaATGAGGATTGAAGAATATGTTTCGATTTAGTCGGCTTTCTTtggcatttttgttttaggaTGATGATCTTGAAAATTTCTGTGCCGTGTTTGATTTGTATATAGACTTGGTTGATTTGATTGTGTTGATCTTGCCCCTCTGTTCCTCCCCTACAATTGAGGGTATTTTCAAATAGTGAATAATTTAGAACACGCAGATTAGTCTAAGGGTCATTGGAGCATGTGAAGAAAAAGTACAAACAGTCACTTATTTggaatattaaaaatcttacCGGTTTTTCAACTTGTTGTTGTTCCCAATGAGATGACTTTGTGTCATtcggtgagatcccacgttggttggggaggagaacacgGATACGTCCCatcgaggacgctgggtctatagggggtggattgtgagatcctatttcggttggggaggaaaataaaacattcttcataaggatatggaaacctcttcctaatgaCTTATTTTAAGAACCGTGAGAGGGAgttcgaaagagaaaacccaaagagaacaataaatgctggtggtgggcttgggcgatATAAGTTCCACATGTCTTGTTTCATCAAGTTCATGTATCTTCATATGTAGTTATTTCCTTGTACATTTATGTTGGCTATTTAGAATCTTCTCTAAACGCTATAAATAGAGGTGTTCTCAACCCTTGTAAGCAATGATGCAACTATTCAAGCTTCAATTGAGCAAAGTTTCATACCACTCAATCAAAAGAAGTTTCTGTTCATATCTTCTCCATTGTAATATCTTGCCTACTTTCATTCAATGCCTCCCACAGGTGCATCGTTACGACTGTGGTACTCGAGTAAAAATATGAATCGGGAGCATGATTCTCCCTAAATTTGAACatcttatttcatttatttgctACTACAAGTATCTGGCAGTTGTAGCTGGTGGTCTTAGTGTTTCAGGTTATGCAACTTATGGGGTTGCTAAAACCTTCAACGTCCCTCGTCGCTGGCATGTGTATTGATATTGCTCAGATCTCTGTCTTTCAATAAGTCAGTATAAGTTATTCACCAAACTGTTACTCGTGATGATATGTCTATGCACTTCGCACGTGAGCCTGTTCTCGTTACGATTTACGACTGTATGTGGATTTCTCCTAGGCACTGTTTCTTGTTGTGGCATGAACCATATAGCATTCTGGATTCCATCTTTTTACTCTGAGTTGTGTATATCTAGTTTATAAGTGTATCAAATACTCACAAACCTGTCTCTTAACTTTCAAATGATTCTAGTGTAAATGCTAAACATCTAGGTGAGATTGCCTATATCGTTTTATTATTCAATCCTATCCGATGCCTTGTGGTGTACCTAAATGACATACTAATTTGGAGGGCGTTAGTTTAGATAGCTTGTTTGGTTTATTGAGGCATATGTTGTATGTCCTACTCATATAGAATGGTCATTCTTGCCATATACGGAGAACAAACGAAGGAGAGCCACTTGAACTCCCTCTCCATCCCGGGCCTCACCTAAAATCTGCCGAAGTCAGCCTTAGCCATGGAATCCAAAAGCTAGAAGAGATCGATATTGACTCACTTATTTATCAAAATCTTCCGCCCCTAAAAAGATTCTGTATATTTATAATCCAATAAGTACAAGGAGAGTGAGGATAGGTTTCCCTCCACCAAAGCATCTATTAGGACCAACCAGCAAGCTCACCAATTGGTTTGCTGTTCCTCTTGGCTTAACTCAAACACCTGCAACAGAAGTTAATTGATTTCTTAATTAACTAGTATTCAGACACCTGTTATGATCATATCTAGTAATCAGGGTTTGCCTCGATTTGGTACCGCTCTCACGGCCCGCACCGAAAGAGTGCTGTACTCCTGATGTCCAGTCAACTGTTGTGCCTTAATGCATTTCGGAGAGAACTAGCTAGCTCTAAGTTCGAGGGGCATTTCACCCCTAACCACAACTCATCCGTTGATTCTTCAACATCAATCGTTTGGACCTCCACTTAGTTTCACCCAAGCTTCATTTTCGTCATGGATAGATCACCAAGATTCGGGTCTAGAAGTTAAttgatttcttaattttgatcCTCGATGTTGTCTCTACCTTCAGCTTGTAGTTTTAGATGCCATTTTCAACATGAATATGAAATTGAACAACAATAATGTTTGTACGTCAAATATAATGGACCTAGAGAGTGCGACTCGTTTAGTGTTCTTACAACGTTTTTAGATAGCATCAGGGGAGTCATAGAACATTGTAATGTACTGGAAGCATGCATTTACACCTTCTAATACTTCTATCTTCTAATTTGCAGGATTTACAACAACGGCAAAGGTACGAGAAAGAAGTAGCCCTTTCCGAGATTGAGCATAGCCGCAAGATTGTACTGGATAAACTGAAGAAGTACGAAGGACAGGATTTGGAAGTGATACATGAGGCTTCAGCTTTTGTTAGGGAGACAGTGCAGCACAACAAGGATTTCACGCTCCCTCCATATCCAAGCCATCCTGATAAAAGCTACATACATCCCTTCCCTTCTGGACACGAGTCCGTGACTAATGGGCTAACCGACGCCACGACAAATATAGGTACAAAGGAACTCACTGAATcagaaagaaaacaatcaaaatcGGATTCCAGGAACTCGAGAAACGGATTGGGAACTTTTGCTAGTGTAGCTGCAAAATCAGTGGTTACCGTCGTTGCCATTGTATCCATACTGCACTTCACTGGTCTTACTCCGAAGCTCGCACGGAAAGTTTCTTCTTTGAAggttttcaacatttttcgACCATCTGCAGTTGGAAACAATGGATCACACAATGTATGTCCTCCAGTTGAAGCTCATCAGTGCATTGTGAAAGAGAGAATTGAAGTTCCATTTTCTTCAGCTGTGGTTAAACCAGATGTAAACTATGGAAGGGGGTGACGACAATTCAATCCACAGGCTTTTGTGAGGTGTGTTTTCCAAAAGCT
This sequence is a window from Cucurbita pepo subsp. pepo cultivar mu-cu-16 chromosome LG04, ASM280686v2, whole genome shotgun sequence. Protein-coding genes within it:
- the LOC111792772 gene encoding plastid division protein PDV2-like, which gives rise to MEEQGTAVILARATELRLKIRGSVNTTATSPETDIRDDRFAVDENNGVGSSGEAEEEDEESVRLLKICDALASLENQLSSLQDLQQRQRYEKEVALSEIEHSRKIVLDKLKKYEGQDLEVIHEASAFVRETVQHNKDFTLPPYPSHPDKSYIHPFPSGHESVTNGLTDATTNIGTKELTESERKQSKSDSRNSRNGLGTFASVAAKSVVTVVAIVSILHFTGLTPKLARKVSSLKVFNIFRPSAVGNNGSHNVCPPVEAHQCIVKERIEVPFSSAVVKPDVNYGRG